One window of the Trachemys scripta elegans isolate TJP31775 chromosome 13, CAS_Tse_1.0, whole genome shotgun sequence genome contains the following:
- the LOC117886822 gene encoding carbohydrate sulfotransferase 5-like translates to MMRLRISSTIVVVFLMIQTGFLLFMYAQRSSFMPQSEEKPSRVHILILSSWRSGSSFVGQLFSQHPDVFYLMEPAWHVWVTMYQNSAKVLHMAVRDLVRSVFKCDMSVFDAYMPWKRNLSDLFQWAVSRALCSAPACDSFQRTDITNEMACKTLCGKYPFSKVEEACKTYSHIVLKEVRFFDLTVLYPLLTDLSLNLKIIHLVRDPRAVAKSREQSVKALARDNGIVLSTNGTKVEDSKYKVMQEICRSHVQIYETATQKPPRFLKDRYLMIRFEDLVQDPLSEIRDMYTFADLRLTPRLESWIYNITHGQGPGKKREAFKITSRDAVNVSQAWRNILSFQKIKKVQEVCKGAINMLGYKLLDSEKEQKDLSLDLVLPRQRNQFSWSPFNLKN, encoded by the coding sequence ATGATGAGACTTCGGATTTCCAGCACTATTGTTGTAGTTTTCCTTATGATTCAGACTGGATTCTTACTATTTATGTATGCTCAACGTAGCAGCTTCATGCCTCAGTCTGAAGAGAAGCCATCTCGGGTGCACATCCTTATTCTCTCTTCCTGGAGGTCAGGATCTTCCTTCGTTGGCCAACTGTTTAGCCAACACCCTGATGTCTTCTACCTGATGGAACCTGCCTGGCATGTGTGGGTAACGATGTACCAGAACAGTGCCAAAGTCTTACATATGGCTGTTAGAGACCTAGTCAGGTCTGTCTTCAAGTGTGACATGTCTGTATTTGATGCCTACATGCCTTGGAAGAGAAATTTGTCCGATCTGTTCCAGTGGGCAGTGAGTCGGGCACTCTGTTCAGCTCCTGCCTGTGATTCCTTTCAACGCACCGATATTACCAATGAAATGGCCTGCAAGACCCTTTGTGGCAAGTACCCATTCAGCAAGGTGGAGGAAGCTTGCAAGACCTATAGCCACATTGTCCTCAAGGAGGTCCGGTTCTTTGATCTGACAGTTCTCTATCCCCTTCTCACTGACCTCTCCCTGAATCTCAAAATCATTCACTTGGTGCGTGATCCCAGAGCTGTTGCCAAGTCACGAGAACAATCAGTAAAAGCCTTAGCTCGTGACAATGGGATTGTTCTGAGCACCAATGGCACTAAAGTGGAGGACAgcaaatataaagtaatgcaggAAATTTGTAGAAGTCATGTTCAGATTTATGAAACAGCTACTCAAAAACCTCCAAGATTTCTAAAAGATCGCTATTTGATGATCCGTTTTGAAGATCTGGTACAAGATCCCTTATCAGAAATCAGAGACATGTATACATTTGCAGATCTTAGACTGACCCCCAGACTTGAAAGCTGGATCTATAATATCACACATGGCCAGGGAccaggaaagaaaagggaagcctTCAAAATCACCTCCCGAGATGCAGTTAACGTTTCCCAGGCCTGGAGGAATATTCTTTCCTTCCAGAAAATTAAGAAAGTACAAGAAGTCTGCAAAGGTGCTATAAATATGCTTGGCTATAAACTTCTGGATTCTGAGAAAGAGCAAAAAGATTTGTCATTAGATTTAGTGTTGCCAAGACAAAGAAACCAGTTCAGTTGGTCACCATTTAATCTGAAAAACTAA